Proteins encoded together in one Mycobacterium sp. MS1601 window:
- a CDS encoding methyltransferase — MRPGGRIAIVEMIVGQGHDPGIAALMDLNMLAVTGGRERSIAEYDTLLEKAGLRRTAVSRSESPQGVIEAVASR, encoded by the coding sequence ATGCGTCCGGGTGGGCGGATCGCGATCGTGGAGATGATCGTCGGGCAGGGCCATGATCCCGGCATCGCAGCTTTGATGGACCTCAACATGCTCGCCGTCACCGGTGGCAGAGAACGGTCTATCGCCGAGTACGACACGCTGTTGGAGAAGGCCGGCCTGCGCAGGACAGCAGTGTCGAGAAGTGAGTCACCGCAGGGTGTGATCGAGGCTGTCGCTTCTCGCTGA
- a CDS encoding TetR family transcriptional regulator, producing MRERARSVEDKAKRSEDLLAAAESVALELGGVRFVTVAAVTARAGLHRTGVRRYYASKEELLLELAERGWGQWRDAIQNATAGRCDLGPTEIAEILVKTIASLPVFCDLLAHVAMTLEDDVELDRARRYKLIAFAAHDQLVGSLQRTTTMTPTQVQTLVTTTVALTASLWQTAHPSPTLAKLYEQEPEWGHYALDFEPRLTLILQATAIGLAEVLPAQ from the coding sequence GTGCGTGAAAGAGCCCGCTCGGTCGAGGACAAGGCAAAACGGTCAGAGGATCTCCTCGCCGCGGCCGAATCCGTCGCCCTCGAGCTGGGCGGGGTCCGATTCGTCACGGTCGCGGCAGTCACCGCTCGAGCCGGCCTGCATCGCACAGGTGTGCGGCGGTACTACGCCAGCAAGGAAGAGCTTCTCCTGGAACTGGCCGAACGTGGGTGGGGTCAGTGGCGCGATGCGATCCAGAATGCAACAGCAGGTCGTTGCGACCTCGGCCCCACTGAGATCGCTGAGATCCTGGTGAAGACCATCGCTTCGCTGCCGGTGTTCTGCGATCTGCTGGCGCACGTGGCGATGACGCTCGAGGATGACGTCGAGCTGGACCGCGCGCGCCGATACAAACTCATCGCGTTTGCCGCCCATGATCAACTCGTCGGCTCGCTGCAGCGGACAACGACGATGACCCCGACCCAGGTTCAGACCCTGGTGACGACAACGGTTGCGCTGACCGCGAGCCTGTGGCAAACAGCGCACCCGTCTCCGACGCTTGCGAAGCTCTACGAGCAGGAACCCGAGTGGGGCCATTACGCACTCGACTTCGAACCCAGGCTCACCCTGATTCTGCAAGCCACGGCGATCGGGCTCGCAGAGGTGCTGCCGGCCCAGTGA
- a CDS encoding quinone oxidoreductase family protein has product MRAVSATTFGDPSVLSVGELPDPSPGSGEVTIDVTHSAVGMVDLFFRQGAFSDSPGMPQPPFVPGLEVTGTIRELGPGVTDFRVGEQVVAMSQTGTGGYASVYVANASFVVSIDGFAIDPAIAVSMIPNAAMAYAALTEVAHLKEGESVLVHGALGGLASAFPGVAKRLGASRVVGTVRPGKLRAANQTKLPYDQIVDSTQLIDVLGGQKFDVVIDPVGGEIRSQSLALMGPGGRLIAAGNASGDWEHSIADSQLWMGSVTIAGFSAGAFLPAHPHVVRPALEAARAAVAAGLGDANIEALTFDEAVLAHTRMESRDLAGRFVLTATS; this is encoded by the coding sequence ATGCGCGCTGTCTCTGCCACCACCTTCGGTGATCCGAGCGTTCTCTCGGTCGGCGAGTTACCTGACCCTTCCCCGGGTTCGGGCGAGGTCACCATCGACGTGACCCATTCGGCGGTCGGAATGGTCGACCTGTTCTTCCGGCAGGGGGCCTTCTCGGACAGTCCGGGAATGCCGCAGCCTCCGTTCGTTCCAGGACTCGAGGTCACCGGAACCATCCGCGAACTCGGCCCGGGCGTCACCGACTTCCGTGTCGGGGAACAGGTTGTGGCGATGTCGCAGACCGGCACCGGCGGTTACGCGTCGGTGTACGTCGCGAACGCATCGTTCGTTGTGTCGATCGACGGCTTCGCCATCGATCCTGCTATTGCGGTCTCGATGATCCCCAATGCCGCGATGGCGTACGCGGCACTCACCGAGGTCGCGCATCTCAAAGAGGGAGAGAGCGTGCTGGTGCACGGGGCCCTGGGAGGACTCGCCAGTGCGTTTCCCGGGGTCGCGAAGCGCCTGGGGGCTTCCCGCGTTGTCGGCACAGTGCGTCCGGGGAAGCTGCGCGCGGCGAACCAGACCAAACTGCCCTACGACCAGATCGTGGACTCGACTCAGCTCATCGATGTGTTGGGGGGACAGAAATTCGATGTGGTCATCGACCCGGTCGGCGGTGAAATCCGATCGCAGAGCCTTGCCCTGATGGGACCCGGTGGGCGGTTGATCGCAGCGGGCAATGCCAGCGGGGATTGGGAGCACAGCATCGCCGACAGCCAACTCTGGATGGGCAGCGTCACGATTGCCGGCTTCAGCGCAGGCGCCTTCCTGCCTGCACACCCGCACGTGGTGCGACCCGCGCTCGAGGCCGCCCGTGCCGCCGTCGCCGCCGGGCTCGGCGATGCCAACATCGAAGCCCTGACCTTCGACGAGGCAGTACTGGCACACACCCGGATGGAAAGCCGGGACCTCGCAGGTCGTTTCGTCCTGACGGCGACGTCATGA